DNA sequence from the Manihot esculenta cultivar AM560-2 chromosome 11, M.esculenta_v8, whole genome shotgun sequence genome:
CCTTTCTACACCTACCgtaccaatgactaagttagtGAGGGTGCTTAAGTGGTGGTAAATGGGAGAATGAGGGGGAGATTAAATGAGGCAGACAAATGCCATAGCTAATCAGTCTCGGAATGTTCTAATACCTGGTTTTTGTAGGGGTTACACAATGCTGGCCAACCAAATTAAGTGTGTGCTATACGTCCTGTCCAGGCAAGTGGACAACTTGGAGGCATCATTTGGTTGTTCATACAATGAACTAAGTTCAAATCAATAATTCCATAGGTAGAATACGCCCTTTGTTTTACTCTGGAGGTTTCAATACTAGTCATTGGTAGCTTTAGGGATCTATGCCCTGTTACAGCAGCTATTTTAGTGCCATTGTTTCAATAGGAATTCGAGTCTCTTGGCATTTTCATTCGGCTATTTTAAATGCCCCAGTTGGCTTGAGACAACTTGGAGTGCATTATCCTCTTGATTGTAAGGTAGTCACTGAGAAAGCATATTTGACATGGGGGTATTAATTAAACATGATCCTGAAGGTCGTGGTCATGAAGAAAGGTGTGCAGGTAAGCAGATCTCAATGGTTGTATGCAACCTTCAGAGATTGCACATGACCTCTGCGTCCATGCCCTGTTACAGCAGAAATATTAGTGCCATTGTTTCAATTAGAATTCATGGAGTCTCTTGGCACTTATTGTGTTCATTCGGCTATTTTAAATGCCCCAGTTGGCTTGAGAAAACTTGGAGTGCATTATCCTCATGATTGTAAGGTAGCTAAGAAAGTGTATTTGACCTGGGGGTATTAATTAAACATGATCCTGATGGTTGTGGTCATGAAGAACAGTGGGCAATGTAAGCAGATCTCCATGGTTGTATGCAACCTTCGGAGATTGCACGTGACCTCTGCTCTACGACCTTGGTTGTGGTTGAGGTTGGGACAGACATggatgttattatttttttatgagttacttctttttttttttttttttttttttaattttgttcttGGTTCTCTCACTTTTTTGGATATTGTACTTCGAAATTTTCCTTCTCTTATCTCTGAGGTAAGTTTCTTCTAGCTAAGTGATTAATTTCTGTTCAAATTCAAACTATTTGTTTTTGAAGTATCATTTGAGTAGAAATTCTGCAATTTAAAATCAGATGAATTAacaatgaaaattttgaaacaaATCGATTGTTTGAATAGTGAACAACGATAGATTTTATATCATTTCATGCTAATGTATCTAGTAGAGTGACCTGGATAAGAATACTCACTGCCATCCAGAAAGTTTGGAAAATTTTCTGCTAGAAACAGTTAATAATGGTATAAGGTAAGTAATAGActtattttttctactttttgaTGTCAAAGAAAGTATAAATTGCTTCATTTTATTATCTGAGTTAACAACTACCCTCCCACCACAACCCCTGTATCCTGGTTGCCTGCTATTGTTCCAGGTCCTTTTGGGTATTGATATTCTTCTTGTTTGTATGACAGCCCACTAGCACTTGCCCAGGCTTATGAGACACGAGACAAACTCATGGCAATGCATTCTGAGCTGGCTGAAGAAGGGGCTATTCAAATTGTGATAATAAAGACAACAGGAGATAAAATATTAACTCAACCACTTGCAGACATCGGAGGGAAAGGATTGTTTACAAAAGAAATAGACGAGGCACTAATAAATGGTGATATTGACATTGCAGTTCACTCAATGAAAGATGTCCCCACATATTTACCAGAAAAGACAATCCTTCCATGTAACCTTCAGCGTGAGGATGTTCGAGATGCATTTATTTCCTTGACTGCATCTTCACTGGCTGACCTTCCAGCTGGGAGTGTCATTGGTACTGCTTCCCTCAGAAGAAAGTCCCAAATACTCCACAGATATCCATCACTCACAGTAAGCACAGTGtaacatgttttaatgttattgtGCTAGGACCACGATAAGAATTTTCTTAGTCTTTTTTGCAGGGAAAGCTGCTTAGCATGCATATAAGATCATATCTCTATGTTCATTTTACATTGATTAGTCATTCAAATGTGCCAATGTAGCTGTGACATATTGTAATTAGAAAATGTTActtacttttcctttttcaacCATTCAAAATTATTGGCCAAATTCATTAAATATCAGTCTCTACCATAATACGTTGCTGCTATATAATGGGTTTTGGCAGTCAATTGCCATTATCATTTGAATAGTGGTGATCTTCAGGTACaggttatataaaaaaaaaaaaaaatggaaaactAGAATGCTAATTTTTTGCACATGATTTTGTCCCCTAATATTTTATGCTAAAAACAGTCGAGTCTTTTTCTGTCTTTCTCAATAGGTGACCTCTTTCTATCAATTCTCATTTatgcttttttttaatttcatattgCAGGTTTTAGAGAATTTTAGAGGGAATGTTCAGACACGGTTGAGAAAACTTAATGAAGGGGTGGTCCAAGCAACTTTATTGGCACTAGCTGGACTTAAACGCTTAAATATGACAGAAAATGTgacttcaattctttcaattgaTGACATGCTACCAGCAGTTGCCCAAGGGGCGATTGGAATTGCGTGTCGAAGTGATGATGATAAAATGGTGAGTTTTTTCTTGTTTAACCTTAGATCAATTGAGTGCCATTTGCAATTGTACCCTGGTACGTCAGCATATTTGCATGTGCATGAACACTAATAAATTATCATCTCAGTAATTTAAAGATTGTCGAACCAATTTGATAAAGGAAAGCTCTGTAATGTTTATTTCCATTACACCACAATTAAAACACCAAGTTTTGAATACAAATTTCAATTCATATTTTGTTCAACTTTCTCAGTCAGAAGTGCAAAAGCTCTACAGTGCTTGAAAATAGAAATGTAAACAGCCAGAATTTACCAGGAGAATAATGTACTAAGCAAGTACAAACTGGTCCACTAAGGCTGGAAAAATGGAGAATGAGCAACTCCCCAGAGCTAGATATACCTTCTGGAACCTTCTTCATCCTTCTAGAAAACATCCATCCATTCTTGGCCAGCTTCCTTCACATTTCATTCCCTAGTTTTCCTCTGTCCTTTTCAATATCGAGTGCTATGAattgaaaataaacaaataaatgcaGATTAGCAAGTGAATGACTTCACCTAATTCAGATTAAGAGGATAGTTAGAACTGATGTGCATGGGTgaaatgattttcttttttttatgttcTGTACTTTTTAATTTGTTCTATTGAAAAATTGAATAGTGTAAAATAGGTGATGGAATAAACTCGTACAATATACTTGAATAAGTGTATTTTTCGTAATACCTTGCAttagctgtttttttttttttttttggccgtTGCTACAATTACTCTGATACAGCAATCATCTCGTAAGACAGTGCAATCTATCATTTTGTGAGCTTGAATCCAGAAAAGGACAGTGCAATCACATTCAAATGAAAACATAGTACTTGTTAATATTGTCATTGCCAACATATTGGTCCACTCTGCTTTGATTATTTTTGTTGCTTTTCTTCGACCTAAGCTTCTCAAGTTGGCCTGTTTAGATTTcgtttcttttttcaatttgtATGGCTACCTACTTGCAGGCTGCCTACCTAGCATCATTGAACCATGAGGAAACAAGATTAGCAGTCGCATGTGAGAGAGCCTTTCTTGAAACCCTGGATGGATCATGCCGTACTCCAATTGCTGGCTATGCTTGTAAAGATGGAGATGATAATTGCATGTTCAGAGGGTTGGTGGCTTCCCCAGATGGAACCAAAggtatgattattttattttattttatttttttcaaaagaaagaTTTGATCTTTTCACCCCTCAACACCAAAATTTCTGCTGCATTTCAGTACTTGAAACTACTAGAAAAGGTCCCTATGCTTTTGATGATATGGTTATCATGGGAAAAGATGCTGGCAAGGAACTTCTTTCACGGGCAGGTCCGGGATTCTTTGATAGTTGAAGAGCATAATAGCAGCTTAAAAAGATGACATGGTTAAAATTTTAGGCCTAGCACCTGAGGCTTCCTGTTCCTTGATGTCCCGCCTGAGTTAGTATTTAGAATagtagtttaaattttttttgtaaagTAGAAGGGAATGTTTGAAGGATGATATTTAGTGAAAAGCCAATTTTTTTTTGGGTCTCTCTTTCAAGTGTGTTTAAGTATGCGTGTACTGTTTACATGTGTGAGTGTCGTCATCTCTTTCCTCGACTCAATCTTCTGTACTCAATAGTTTTATGTCTTTTGAGCTAATaaaggaagaaagaaaatgtCTTTGTGCTACGATTATGAAATTATTGATTCACAAGTGTATAAATTAAGGGtgtaatcgaatcgaactgagtcgagttttgaagatattaaattttgctccttaaaattttttcgaacTCGAACGAGTATTAATAAGTTCAAGTTTGACTTGCTTAACAAATGAGCTTAGACGAGATGAGTCAAACTTTTATTGTG
Encoded proteins:
- the LOC110627009 gene encoding porphobilinogen deaminase, chloroplastic codes for the protein METLSSLSTSQGLMSLHSSSGISRTGGSVSVIGFSLPLFKTGALPNCIRKQRLRVPRASLAVEQQKKEPKVALIRIGTRGSPLALAQAYETRDKLMAMHSELAEEGAIQIVIIKTTGDKILTQPLADIGGKGLFTKEIDEALINGDIDIAVHSMKDVPTYLPEKTILPCNLQREDVRDAFISLTASSLADLPAGSVIGTASLRRKSQILHRYPSLTVLENFRGNVQTRLRKLNEGVVQATLLALAGLKRLNMTENVTSILSIDDMLPAVAQGAIGIACRSDDDKMAAYLASLNHEETRLAVACERAFLETLDGSCRTPIAGYACKDGDDNCMFRGLVASPDGTKVLETTRKGPYAFDDMVIMGKDAGKELLSRAGPGFFDS